From Haloglomus litoreum, the proteins below share one genomic window:
- a CDS encoding DUF6653 family protein, with protein sequence MVPDTVENTSDSLRERLEATMWARHENPWSGWSRVPAGPALMLAVYLRSKRLLALVLGWVVVNPFLFSPPDPDTESWMTRVVRAERWWLDQGRGTLGLGWPNAINLAGAAANVVALVAALRRRPRELVVATVLASGLKLAWIEAIARQYDRRNEGERAETESF encoded by the coding sequence ATGGTCCCCGATACGGTCGAGAACACCTCCGACAGCCTCCGCGAACGCCTCGAAGCGACGATGTGGGCCCGCCACGAGAACCCCTGGAGCGGCTGGAGCCGGGTCCCGGCCGGGCCGGCGCTGATGCTCGCGGTCTACCTGCGGAGCAAGCGGCTGCTCGCGCTCGTCCTCGGCTGGGTCGTCGTCAACCCGTTCCTCTTCTCGCCACCGGACCCGGACACCGAGAGCTGGATGACCCGCGTCGTGCGCGCCGAGCGGTGGTGGCTCGACCAGGGACGCGGGACGCTGGGGCTGGGCTGGCCGAACGCCATCAACCTCGCGGGGGCAGCCGCGAACGTCGTCGCGCTCGTGGCCGCACTCCGCCGCCGACCGCGGGAACTGGTCGTGGCGACGGTCCTCGCCTCCGGGCTGAAACTGGCGTGGATCGAAGCCATCGCCCGGCAGTACGACCGACGGAACGAGGGCGAACGCGCGGAGACCGAGAGTTTCTAG
- a CDS encoding DCC1-like thiol-disulfide oxidoreductase family protein, giving the protein MDTRDAGEREPAWLVYDDDCGFCSWWAAIAAEYTDLGIVGFGALTDEERARLPDDYEDCAHLLTEDEVRSCGAAIEAVLDRLGVLPRELRLFLNQTADYGPLRERLYRAAADRRAWWGRFVSEEPPERREPR; this is encoded by the coding sequence ATGGACACGCGTGACGCGGGCGAGCGCGAGCCGGCGTGGCTCGTCTACGACGACGACTGCGGCTTCTGCTCGTGGTGGGCCGCGATCGCCGCCGAGTACACCGACCTCGGCATCGTCGGGTTCGGGGCGCTCACCGACGAGGAGCGGGCCCGCCTCCCCGACGACTACGAGGACTGCGCCCATCTCCTGACCGAGGACGAGGTCCGTTCGTGTGGCGCGGCCATCGAGGCCGTCCTCGACCGGCTGGGCGTCCTCCCCCGGGAACTGCGGCTCTTCCTGAACCAGACCGCCGACTACGGGCCGCTGCGTGAGCGACTGTATCGCGCGGCGGCCGACCGCCGGGCCTGGTGGGGACGGTTCGTCTCCGAGGAGCCACCCGAACGCCGCGAGCCGCGGTGA
- a CDS encoding ribonuclease H-like domain-containing protein has protein sequence MRLENSFIGVRGVGEATEQRLWQRGVTRWADYDPAVARDCRGVGATTADRIESFVDEAPERLDDRDAAFFDQRLPSSERWRLYEDFRDEAAFFDIETTGLDEHRDSVTTVSVHRDGETRTLVNGGGTQPDHEPLTRERLDDALDAPLLVTFNGIRFDQPFLETSLGWSTEAPHLDLMYPCKRLGLDGGLKRIEQDVGIDRDRPDISGRDAVRLWREYQGGDESSLETLVSYNREDTVNLRRLMDLVGERLHDEVFVAARDGGK, from the coding sequence GTGCGACTGGAGAACTCGTTCATCGGGGTCCGCGGGGTCGGCGAGGCGACGGAGCAGCGGCTGTGGCAACGCGGCGTGACGCGCTGGGCCGACTACGACCCGGCCGTGGCCCGGGACTGCCGCGGCGTCGGCGCGACGACGGCCGACCGCATCGAGTCGTTCGTCGACGAGGCCCCCGAGCGACTGGACGACCGCGATGCCGCGTTCTTCGACCAGCGACTCCCCTCCAGCGAGCGCTGGCGGCTCTACGAGGACTTCCGCGACGAGGCCGCCTTCTTCGACATCGAGACGACCGGGCTGGACGAGCACCGCGACAGCGTGACCACCGTGAGCGTCCACCGCGACGGCGAGACCCGGACCCTCGTGAACGGCGGCGGAACCCAGCCGGACCACGAGCCACTGACCCGCGAACGCCTCGACGACGCCCTCGACGCCCCGCTGCTGGTGACGTTCAACGGTATCCGGTTCGACCAGCCGTTCCTCGAGACCTCGCTGGGCTGGTCGACCGAGGCCCCCCACCTCGACCTGATGTACCCCTGCAAGCGCCTCGGCCTCGACGGCGGGCTGAAGCGCATCGAGCAGGACGTCGGCATCGACCGCGACCGGCCCGACATCTCCGGCCGGGACGCGGTGCGGCTCTGGCGCGAGTACCAAGGCGGCGACGAGTCCAGCCTGGAGACGCTCGTCTCGTACAACCGCGAGGACACGGTCAACCTCCGGCGGCTGATGGACCTGGTCGGCGAGCGCCTCCACGACGAGGTCTTCGTGGCCGCGCGTGACGGTGGGAAGTAG
- a CDS encoding ORC1-type DNA replication protein codes for MGGEDMLGWDESVFRDEHVFEFDYLPETFKHRDSQMETLKYALRPAVRGSRPLNVMMRGPPGTGKTTAVWKLFDELQGMPDVRAVRVNCQVNSTRYSVFSQLFEGMFDYEPPTSGISFKKLFSQITDRLVEDDEVLVVALDDVNYLFYESEASETLYSLIRAHEEHSGAKIGVVVVSSDLDLDVIDELDSRVQSVFRPEEVYFPTYDEAEIVDILRERVERGFREGVVGPQVLDRVAELTADAGGDLRVGIDLLRRSGMTAEMRGSTAVEREDVETAYEKAKHVHLSRHLRGLSESEADLLRVLADHQGKQAGDLYDAFEAETGLGYTRYSEILKKLEQLGLVEAEYADVEGRGRSREFSLAYDADAVLERLD; via the coding sequence ATGGGCGGCGAGGACATGCTCGGCTGGGACGAGTCCGTCTTCCGCGACGAGCACGTCTTCGAGTTCGACTACCTCCCGGAGACGTTCAAGCACCGGGACAGCCAGATGGAGACGCTGAAGTACGCGCTCCGTCCCGCCGTGCGTGGCTCGCGCCCGCTGAACGTGATGATGCGCGGGCCGCCGGGCACCGGGAAGACCACCGCGGTCTGGAAGCTGTTCGACGAGTTGCAGGGGATGCCCGACGTGCGCGCGGTCCGGGTGAACTGCCAGGTGAACTCGACGCGCTACTCCGTCTTCTCGCAGCTGTTCGAGGGGATGTTCGACTACGAGCCGCCGACCTCGGGCATCTCGTTCAAGAAACTCTTCTCGCAGATCACCGACCGCCTCGTCGAGGACGACGAGGTGCTGGTCGTGGCGCTGGACGACGTGAACTACCTGTTCTACGAGTCCGAGGCCTCCGAAACGTTGTACTCGCTCATCCGCGCTCACGAGGAGCACTCCGGCGCGAAGATCGGCGTCGTCGTCGTCTCCTCGGACCTGGACCTCGACGTCATCGACGAACTGGACTCGCGGGTCCAGTCCGTCTTCCGCCCGGAGGAGGTCTACTTCCCGACCTACGACGAGGCCGAGATCGTCGACATCCTCCGCGAGCGCGTCGAGCGTGGCTTCCGCGAGGGCGTGGTCGGCCCGCAGGTGCTCGACCGCGTAGCCGAACTCACGGCCGACGCCGGCGGCGACCTGCGGGTCGGCATCGACCTCCTCCGGCGCTCGGGGATGACCGCCGAGATGCGCGGGTCGACGGCCGTCGAGCGGGAGGACGTGGAGACGGCCTACGAGAAGGCCAAGCACGTCCACCTCTCGCGGCACCTCCGCGGGCTCTCCGAGTCGGAGGCCGACCTCCTCCGGGTGCTCGCGGACCACCAGGGCAAGCAGGCCGGCGATCTGTACGACGCCTTCGAGGCCGAGACGGGGCTGGGCTACACGCGCTACTCGGAGATCCTGAAGAAGCTCGAGCAGCTGGGCCTCGTCGAGGCCGAGTACGCCGACGTGGAGGGACGCGGGCGCTCGCGGGAGTTCTCGCTCGCCTACGACGCCGACGCGGTGCTGGAGCGGCTGGACTGA
- a CDS encoding SDR family oxidoreductase, with protein MADTALVAGVGPRIGEAVVRRFHAAGYDVGMFARSGEFIEALAADLGERVTAVETDVTDESAVAAGVETVREAHGPIEALVLNASGGAGRPFEDASVDRLRSLFDIRVAGSLACVQAAADDLREIGGTVLFSGTTFAEAASPDQVEWGAVAPGTRGLARTLAQSLESVQVTYVSIGTAVRPDADGERALAAETVAERYLDLVEREDAVTRELDLYRRG; from the coding sequence ATGGCAGACACGGCTCTGGTCGCGGGGGTCGGCCCGCGCATCGGCGAAGCGGTCGTCCGGCGGTTCCACGCCGCCGGCTACGATGTCGGCATGTTCGCGCGGTCGGGCGAGTTCATCGAGGCGCTGGCCGCCGACCTCGGTGAGAGGGTCACGGCCGTCGAGACGGATGTCACCGACGAGAGCGCCGTCGCCGCCGGGGTCGAGACGGTCCGCGAGGCGCACGGCCCGATCGAGGCGCTGGTACTGAACGCGAGCGGGGGCGCCGGGCGCCCGTTCGAGGACGCGAGCGTCGACCGGCTCCGGTCGCTGTTCGACATCCGGGTAGCGGGGTCGCTCGCGTGTGTGCAGGCGGCCGCGGACGACCTCCGCGAGATCGGGGGGACGGTCCTGTTCAGCGGGACGACGTTCGCCGAGGCGGCGAGCCCGGACCAGGTCGAGTGGGGCGCGGTCGCGCCCGGGACCCGCGGCCTCGCGAGGACGCTCGCGCAGTCGCTCGAGTCGGTGCAGGTCACGTACGTCAGCATCGGGACGGCGGTCCGACCGGACGCCGACGGGGAGCGTGCGCTCGCCGCCGAGACGGTCGCCGAGCGGTACCTCGACCTCGTCGAGCGCGAGGACGCGGTGACGCGTGAACTGGACCTGTACCGGCGGGGGTAG
- a CDS encoding DJ-1/PfpI family protein, translated as MHVAVLLYDGFDEMDAVGPFEVFANAARAGADCEVGLYTLDGTDRVEASHGMRVEPDGPLPRLGDGDLLLVPGGGWNDRDRPGAWAEAERGAIPEAIADAHEAGAIVASVCTGGMLAARAGILAGRPAVTHASALTDLGEYASVVDARVVDDGDVVTAGGVTSGLDLAFHLVDREFGSEVARQVATEMEYAPAGDVVRP; from the coding sequence ATGCACGTCGCTGTACTGCTGTACGACGGGTTCGACGAGATGGACGCCGTCGGGCCGTTCGAGGTGTTCGCGAACGCCGCCCGCGCCGGGGCCGACTGCGAGGTCGGGCTCTACACGCTCGACGGGACCGACCGCGTCGAGGCGAGCCACGGGATGCGCGTCGAACCGGATGGGCCACTACCCCGGCTCGGGGATGGGGACCTGCTCCTCGTACCGGGCGGCGGCTGGAACGACCGCGACCGCCCGGGCGCCTGGGCCGAAGCCGAGCGCGGGGCCATCCCCGAGGCCATCGCCGACGCACACGAGGCCGGCGCCATCGTCGCGAGCGTCTGCACCGGCGGGATGCTCGCCGCGCGCGCCGGTATCCTCGCGGGCCGGCCCGCGGTCACGCACGCGAGCGCGCTCACGGACCTCGGCGAGTACGCCAGCGTGGTCGACGCCCGGGTCGTCGACGACGGCGATGTCGTGACGGCGGGTGGCGTCACCTCCGGTCTCGATCTGGCCTTCCACCTCGTCGACCGCGAGTTCGGCTCCGAGGTGGCCCGGCAGGTGGCCACCGAGATGGAGTACGCGCCGGCGGGCGACGTGGTCCGACCCTGA
- a CDS encoding cupin domain-containing protein: MEHVRIEDVDSWMSPASAKRPLSKALGTEDVTINHYELAPGESFAFGYHQHEGQEEVFYVLEGTATFEIEEGEVRVAQGEAVRFAPGEWQQGTNETDERVVALAIGAPAEMGETTILRECGDCGERTEQAVQPTDEKDALVTVCQDCGAETGRFD, from the coding sequence ATGGAACACGTGCGCATCGAGGACGTGGACTCGTGGATGAGCCCGGCGAGCGCGAAGCGGCCGCTCTCGAAGGCGCTCGGCACCGAGGACGTCACCATCAACCACTACGAACTCGCGCCTGGCGAGAGCTTCGCCTTCGGCTACCACCAGCACGAGGGGCAGGAGGAGGTCTTCTACGTGCTGGAGGGCACCGCAACGTTCGAGATCGAGGAGGGCGAGGTCCGTGTGGCACAGGGCGAGGCCGTCCGCTTCGCGCCGGGCGAGTGGCAGCAGGGGACCAACGAGACCGACGAGCGCGTCGTGGCACTCGCCATCGGTGCGCCCGCCGAGATGGGCGAGACGACCATCCTCCGCGAGTGCGGGGACTGCGGCGAGCGGACCGAGCAGGCCGTCCAGCCGACCGACGAGAAGGACGCCCTGGTGACCGTCTGCCAGGACTGCGGCGCCGAGACCGGTCGGTTCGACTGA
- a CDS encoding HPP family protein, protein MSQTRLALRTGVVSAALLVVAGGAAWLTGLPALFPSLGPTAYVLADRPDAPETHPRRVIGGHAIGVAAGLACYALVAGDGSVATVPPPESLAGLRLAAAGVCSVGLTTGAMLATDLQHAPACATTLIVSLGLLSTAAEGLLVVAAVSGVVAVHRVARAAMVTARRNQP, encoded by the coding sequence GTGTCGCAGACGCGGCTCGCGCTCCGGACGGGTGTCGTCTCGGCGGCCCTGCTGGTCGTCGCCGGCGGGGCGGCCTGGCTGACGGGCCTGCCGGCGCTGTTCCCGAGCCTCGGCCCGACGGCGTACGTGCTGGCCGACCGGCCCGATGCCCCGGAGACCCACCCACGAAGGGTGATCGGCGGGCACGCCATCGGCGTCGCTGCCGGGCTAGCGTGCTACGCGCTCGTGGCCGGCGACGGGAGCGTCGCCACCGTCCCGCCGCCGGAGTCGCTCGCTGGGCTCCGGCTCGCCGCTGCGGGCGTCTGCAGCGTCGGGCTGACGACGGGCGCGATGCTCGCAACGGACCTCCAGCACGCCCCCGCCTGCGCGACGACGCTCATCGTCTCGCTGGGGCTGTTGTCCACGGCGGCCGAGGGACTGCTCGTCGTCGCCGCAGTCTCCGGCGTGGTGGCGGTCCACCGGGTCGCACGCGCCGCGATGGTGACGGCGAGGCGGAACCAGCCGTAA
- a CDS encoding acyl-CoA dehydrogenase family protein — protein MLDYVDLESDLTEEERMVRDTAREFVEDEVKPVVADHWIEGTFPMDLIEEMGELGFYAPNLSGYGLPDLSETAYGILMQELEAGDSGLRSMASVQGSLVMYPIYTYGSEAQKDEWLEEMGTGEKIGCFGLTEPNHGSNPSRMETHAEAEDDGYILNGTKTWITNSPLADVAVVWAKDRSAPDNPVRGFLVETDRDGVETPKIDEKLSLRASITGQIELSNVYVPEANVLPGVEGMKGPLSCLTQARYGIAWGAIGAARDCFETARQYATDREQFGKPIGSFQLQQEKLAEMATQITTAQLLAYRLTELKERGDLRPEQVSMAKRNNVRMARDQSRIAREMLGGNGITADYSPMRHMANLETVYTYEGTHDIHSLILGHDLTGIPAFE, from the coding sequence ATGCTCGATTACGTGGACCTGGAGTCGGATCTGACGGAGGAGGAGCGGATGGTGCGGGATACGGCGCGTGAGTTCGTCGAGGACGAGGTCAAGCCGGTGGTGGCGGACCACTGGATCGAGGGGACGTTCCCGATGGACCTCATCGAGGAGATGGGTGAACTGGGCTTCTACGCGCCGAACCTCTCGGGCTACGGCCTGCCGGACCTCTCGGAGACCGCCTACGGCATCCTGATGCAGGAGCTCGAAGCGGGTGACTCGGGGCTGCGCTCGATGGCCTCCGTCCAGGGCTCGCTGGTGATGTATCCCATCTACACGTACGGCAGCGAGGCACAGAAGGACGAGTGGCTCGAGGAGATGGGGACGGGCGAGAAGATCGGCTGTTTCGGCCTCACCGAGCCCAACCACGGCTCGAACCCGTCGCGGATGGAGACCCACGCCGAGGCCGAGGACGACGGGTACATCCTCAACGGCACCAAGACCTGGATCACGAACTCGCCGCTCGCGGACGTGGCGGTCGTCTGGGCGAAGGACCGCTCCGCGCCCGATAATCCGGTTCGGGGCTTCCTCGTGGAGACGGACCGCGACGGCGTCGAGACACCGAAGATCGACGAGAAACTCTCGCTCCGGGCCTCCATCACCGGGCAGATCGAGCTCTCGAACGTCTACGTGCCCGAGGCGAACGTGCTGCCCGGTGTCGAGGGGATGAAGGGCCCGCTGTCCTGCCTGACACAGGCCCGCTACGGTATCGCCTGGGGCGCCATCGGCGCGGCGCGCGATTGCTTCGAGACGGCCCGCCAGTACGCGACCGACCGCGAGCAGTTCGGCAAGCCCATCGGCAGTTTCCAGCTCCAGCAGGAGAAACTCGCCGAGATGGCCACCCAGATCACCACCGCACAGCTGCTCGCCTACCGGCTCACGGAGCTGAAGGAGCGCGGTGACCTGCGGCCCGAGCAGGTGTCGATGGCCAAGCGCAACAACGTCCGGATGGCGCGCGACCAGTCGCGCATCGCCCGCGAGATGCTGGGTGGAAACGGCATCACGGCCGACTACTCCCCGATGCGCCACATGGCCAATCTGGAGACCGTCTACACCTACGAGGGCACCCACGACATCCACTCGCTCATCCTCGGCCACGACCTCACCGGCATCCCCGCCTTCGAGTAG